A DNA window from Kitasatospora atroaurantiaca contains the following coding sequences:
- a CDS encoding MFS transporter: MSEAPQPTATAAKPSSARVLPALVLAMLAFSVVQTAVVPILPSLAKELNVSGSNITWLMTANLLSAAVLTPLLGRFGDLRGRKPMLLVSLAGLVAGSALAVGTHSFTWLVVARVLQGAGGGVLPLAISIVRDELPREKVTGGVALISASMGVGSGLGLVATGLLLEHWSYKSIFWMGLVFGLIAVALVALRVPKDPVIDKDGGADPLGALTLAGWLSALLVAVSQGNHWGWTSNKTLGLFAVAAVIALVWIVIETKVSHPLVDMKMMSRPAVAFTNISGLLIGFGMYGSFLVISNFAQTPEKLAHYGFTATVLHAGVMLLPSAVGSMVAAPVGAMLIARRGPRLPLVLGGVLGAVSMAYLAVRHSAEGDIYTASAVFGLGVGLAYAAMPAFINGAVPIEQSGIANGMNAVLRTVGGAVGTAVMGAILTGDTIKHLPIPLPTLDAYKHAFWTAAVMCLVAAAVPFAIRRIKPAVAAPVESSVGLELAKTDA; the protein is encoded by the coding sequence GTGAGTGAGGCACCACAGCCCACCGCCACGGCCGCGAAGCCGAGCAGCGCACGTGTGCTCCCCGCCCTGGTACTGGCGATGCTGGCGTTCAGCGTGGTGCAGACCGCGGTCGTGCCGATCCTGCCGTCGCTGGCCAAGGAGCTGAACGTCTCCGGCTCCAACATCACCTGGCTGATGACGGCCAACCTCCTCTCCGCCGCCGTGCTGACCCCGCTGCTCGGCCGCTTCGGCGACCTGCGCGGCCGCAAGCCGATGCTGCTGGTCTCGCTGGCCGGCCTGGTGGCCGGCTCCGCGCTCGCGGTCGGGACCCACTCCTTCACCTGGCTGGTCGTCGCCCGCGTCCTGCAGGGCGCCGGCGGTGGCGTGCTGCCGCTGGCGATCAGCATCGTGCGTGACGAGCTCCCCCGGGAGAAGGTCACCGGCGGGGTCGCCCTGATCAGCGCCTCGATGGGCGTCGGCAGCGGCCTCGGCCTGGTCGCCACCGGCCTGCTGCTGGAGCACTGGAGCTACAAGTCCATCTTCTGGATGGGCCTCGTCTTCGGCCTGATCGCGGTCGCCCTGGTCGCCCTGCGCGTCCCCAAGGACCCGGTGATCGACAAGGACGGCGGCGCCGACCCGCTCGGCGCGCTGACCCTGGCCGGCTGGCTCTCCGCCCTGCTGGTCGCCGTCAGCCAGGGCAACCACTGGGGCTGGACGTCCAACAAGACCCTCGGCCTGTTCGCCGTCGCCGCCGTGATCGCGCTGGTCTGGATCGTCATCGAGACCAAGGTCAGCCACCCGCTGGTGGACATGAAGATGATGTCCCGCCCGGCCGTCGCCTTCACCAACATCTCCGGCCTGCTCATCGGCTTCGGGATGTACGGCTCCTTCCTGGTGATCAGCAACTTCGCGCAGACCCCCGAGAAGCTCGCCCACTACGGCTTCACCGCCACCGTGCTGCACGCCGGCGTGATGCTGCTCCCGTCCGCCGTCGGCTCGATGGTCGCCGCCCCGGTCGGCGCCATGCTGATCGCCCGCCGTGGCCCGCGTCTGCCGCTGGTGCTCGGTGGCGTGCTCGGCGCCGTCTCGATGGCGTACCTGGCCGTCCGGCACAGTGCCGAGGGTGACATCTACACCGCCTCCGCCGTGTTCGGCCTCGGTGTCGGCCTCGCCTACGCCGCCATGCCCGCCTTCATCAACGGCGCCGTGCCGATCGAGCAGAGCGGCATCGCCAACGGCATGAACGCGGTGCTGCGCACCGTCGGTGGCGCCGTCGGCACCGCCGTGATGGGCGCCATCCTGACCGGCGACACCATCAAGCACCTGCCGATCCCGCTGCCCACCCTGGACGCGTACAAGCACGCCTTCTGGACCGCAGCCGTGATGTGCCTGGTCGCCGCGGCCGTGCCGTTCGCCATCCGCCGCATCAAGCCCGCTGTCGCCGCTCCGGTGGAGAGCAGCGTCGGCCTGGAGCTGGCCAAGACCGACGCCTGA
- a CDS encoding DNA polymerase IV: protein MRTVPSIIHLDMDAFFAAVEQAAKPSLRGKPVVVGGLGGRGVVATASYEARKFGVHSAMPMAQARRLCPNAAFLSGRFEAYRQVSELVMGLLRELSPLVEPLSLDEAFVDLEAGPYGPALAEAGPAGGAELVLAIAEDLRADIQERTGLTASVGAAGSKLMAKIASEQAKPDGLVLVEIGSERAVLSVMPVRALPGVGPATEQALRRAGLTTVDDLAEAGEAELVQLLGRAHGAGVYQMSIGLDERPVVPDRDAKSVSVEDTFEVDLADRDRILHEIDVLTARCVRRLHAAGRSGRTVVLKVRRFDFSTLTRSETLRAPTDDEAVIAETARRLALQVDVTGGVRLLGVGVSQLADYTQEDLFAQAAVREPLEDHRPEPAVREAEPEEPAVRRWFPGQDVTHAQHGPGWVQGSGVGRVTVRFETPDSERGRVRTFAVDDPELVPSAPLPLRPLKT from the coding sequence GTGCGGACAGTGCCGAGCATCATCCACCTCGACATGGACGCCTTCTTCGCCGCGGTGGAGCAGGCGGCCAAGCCGAGCCTGCGCGGCAAGCCGGTGGTGGTCGGCGGGCTCGGCGGCCGGGGGGTGGTCGCCACCGCCTCGTACGAGGCGCGGAAGTTCGGGGTGCACTCCGCGATGCCGATGGCCCAGGCCCGGCGGCTCTGTCCGAACGCCGCCTTCCTGTCGGGCCGCTTCGAGGCCTACCGGCAGGTCAGCGAGCTGGTGATGGGCCTGCTGCGGGAGCTGTCGCCGCTGGTCGAGCCGCTCAGCCTGGACGAGGCCTTCGTCGACCTGGAGGCGGGCCCGTACGGCCCTGCGCTGGCCGAGGCCGGGCCGGCGGGCGGTGCGGAGCTGGTCCTGGCGATCGCCGAGGACCTGCGCGCGGACATCCAGGAGCGGACGGGGCTGACCGCCTCGGTCGGGGCGGCGGGCTCCAAGCTGATGGCGAAGATCGCCTCCGAGCAGGCCAAGCCCGACGGCCTGGTGCTGGTCGAGATCGGCTCCGAGCGTGCGGTGCTCAGCGTGATGCCGGTACGGGCGCTGCCCGGGGTCGGCCCGGCCACCGAGCAGGCGCTGCGCCGGGCCGGGCTGACCACCGTCGACGACCTGGCGGAGGCCGGGGAGGCCGAGCTGGTGCAGCTGCTGGGGCGGGCGCACGGCGCCGGCGTGTACCAGATGTCCATAGGCCTGGACGAGCGCCCGGTGGTCCCGGACCGGGACGCCAAGTCCGTCTCCGTGGAGGACACCTTCGAGGTGGACCTCGCCGACCGCGACCGCATCCTGCACGAGATCGACGTGCTGACGGCCCGCTGCGTCCGCCGGCTGCACGCGGCCGGCCGCTCGGGCCGCACGGTGGTGCTGAAGGTACGCCGCTTCGACTTCTCCACGCTCACCAGGTCGGAGACCCTGCGTGCGCCGACGGACGACGAGGCGGTGATCGCCGAGACCGCCCGGCGCCTGGCCCTGCAGGTGGACGTCACGGGCGGGGTGCGGCTACTGGGGGTGGGCGTCTCCCAGCTGGCCGACTACACCCAGGAGGACCTCTTCGCCCAGGCGGCCGTCCGGGAGCCGCTGGAGGACCACCGGCCCGAGCCGGCGGTACGGGAGGCCGAGCCCGAGGAGCCGGCCGTCCGGCGCTGGTTTCCCGGCCAGGACGTGACGCACGCTCAGCACGGCCCCGGCTGGGTGCAGGGGAGCGGGGTGGGCCGGGTGACCGTCCGCTTCGAGACACCCGACAGCGAGCGGGGGCGGGTGCGGACCTTCGCGGTGGACGACCCCGAGCTGGTGCCCTCGGCGCCCTTGCCGTTGAGGCCGCTGAAGACCTGA
- a CDS encoding SanA/YdcF family protein, with protein sequence MRRIPRPRVRWPRTRRGRRRAFQAAVLLSVVALAPSAWLRLSEGDRVGTVESAPEAPVAVVFGAGLFDGEPSPYLAHRLDAALTLYQQHKVQAILVTGDNSRDDYDEPDAMQAYLVGHGVPEVRVVEDYAGFDTWDSCTRAHRIFGVDRAVLVSQTFHVRRALALCQAAGIDSYAVGVHEPEDVTWYYGGLREIPGAGKAALNAWLRPDPRFLGAKEPGITKALTDAAGH encoded by the coding sequence GTGCGGCGAATACCCCGGCCACGGGTGCGGTGGCCGCGTACCAGGCGCGGCAGGCGGCGGGCCTTCCAGGCGGCGGTGCTGCTGAGTGTGGTCGCGCTGGCACCGAGTGCCTGGCTGCGGCTGAGCGAGGGTGACCGGGTCGGCACCGTGGAGAGCGCGCCGGAGGCGCCGGTCGCGGTGGTCTTCGGCGCCGGGCTGTTCGACGGTGAGCCGTCCCCGTACCTCGCACACCGCCTGGACGCGGCGTTGACGCTCTATCAGCAGCACAAGGTGCAGGCGATCCTGGTGACCGGCGACAACAGCCGTGACGACTACGACGAGCCGGATGCCATGCAGGCCTACCTGGTCGGGCACGGGGTGCCCGAGGTACGGGTGGTGGAGGACTACGCTGGCTTCGACACCTGGGACTCCTGCACCCGGGCCCACCGGATCTTCGGGGTGGACCGGGCGGTGCTGGTGAGCCAGACCTTCCACGTCCGCCGGGCGCTGGCGCTCTGTCAGGCGGCGGGCATCGACTCGTACGCGGTCGGCGTCCACGAGCCGGAGGACGTCACCTGGTACTACGGCGGCCTGCGGGAGATCCCGGGTGCGGGGAAGGCCGCGCTGAACGCCTGGCTGCGGCCCGACCCCCGGTTCCTCGGAGCCAAGGAGCCCGGTATCACCAAGGCACTGACGGACGCGGCGGGCCACTGA
- a CDS encoding MerR family transcriptional regulator: MSGIGDEAAVGGLCSVHIPRSGRNLLERAWEGPGIEQPDADLPRVGRFPAVQPGQPAIERLSPTSTLVGYRGPTACAAAGITYRQLDYWARTGLLEPSVRSAYPANTQRLYSFRDILLLKIVKRLLDAGVSLQNIRVAVTHLQSAEVADLAGLTLMSDGATVYECTSPQQVVDLLKGGQGVFGIAVGAVSEELETALGRLHAERTDTGETLLGHDPEDELAQRRNRAG; encoded by the coding sequence ATGAGCGGCATTGGCGACGAAGCAGCCGTTGGAGGCCTGTGCTCCGTGCACATCCCTCGCTCCGGGCGCAATCTGCTGGAGCGGGCCTGGGAGGGCCCCGGCATCGAGCAGCCGGACGCCGACCTTCCGAGAGTCGGCCGCTTCCCGGCCGTGCAGCCCGGCCAGCCGGCCATCGAACGCCTCTCGCCGACCTCCACCCTGGTGGGCTACCGGGGTCCGACCGCCTGCGCGGCGGCCGGGATCACCTATCGCCAGCTGGACTACTGGGCGCGTACCGGCCTGCTGGAGCCCAGTGTGCGTTCGGCGTACCCGGCGAACACCCAGCGGCTCTACAGCTTCCGCGACATCCTGCTGCTCAAGATCGTGAAGCGGCTGCTGGACGCCGGTGTCTCGCTGCAGAACATCCGGGTCGCCGTCACGCATCTGCAGTCCGCCGAGGTCGCCGACCTGGCCGGGCTCACCCTGATGAGCGACGGTGCCACGGTCTACGAGTGCACCTCCCCGCAACAGGTGGTCGACCTGTTGAAGGGCGGTCAGGGCGTCTTCGGCATCGCGGTCGGCGCGGTCTCGGAGGAGCTGGAGACGGCGCTCGGCCGCCTGCACGCCGAGCGGACGGACACCGGGGAGACCCTGCTCGGGCACGACCCCGAGGACGAACTGGCCCAGCGCCGCAACCGCGCCGGGTAG
- a CDS encoding bifunctional nuclease family protein: MNELDVVGVRVEMPSNQPIVLLREVGGDRYLPIWIGPGEATAIAFAQQGMTPVRPLTHDLFKDVLEALGQQLTEVRISDLRDGVFYAELVFAGGVEVSARPSDAIALALRTGTPIYGSEEVLAEAGIAIPDEQEDEVEKFREFLDQVSPEDFGGQQ, from the coding sequence GTGAATGAGCTCGACGTCGTGGGTGTCCGGGTTGAGATGCCTTCCAACCAGCCGATCGTGCTGCTGCGGGAGGTAGGGGGCGATCGGTACCTGCCGATCTGGATCGGCCCTGGCGAGGCGACCGCGATCGCCTTCGCCCAGCAGGGCATGACGCCGGTGCGCCCGCTGACGCACGACCTCTTCAAGGACGTGCTGGAGGCGCTGGGGCAGCAGCTCACCGAGGTGCGGATCAGTGACCTCCGGGACGGCGTGTTCTACGCGGAGCTGGTCTTCGCGGGCGGCGTCGAGGTGAGCGCCCGGCCGTCCGACGCGATAGCCCTCGCGCTGCGCACCGGTACTCCGATCTACGGGAGCGAGGAGGTGCTCGCCGAGGCGGGCATCGCGATCCCGGACGAGCAGGAGGACGAGGTGGAGAAGTTCCGCGAGTTCCTGGACCAGGTCTCGCCCGAGGACTTCGGCGGCCAGCAGTAG
- a CDS encoding MerR family transcriptional regulator encodes MPSSRRAGEVRRRGDELLSIGAVLTFLRDDFPEVTISKIRFLEAEGLVEPQRTPSGYRKFSPADVERLAYVLRMQRDHYLPLRVIREHLDAIERGEAPPALPAPEARPGPVEEADRELVAASGAAGGVRLGRAELLAAAEAGEGELAEWEAYGLIAPGPDGGYDGEALQVARLVAELGRYGLEPRHLRAMKAAADREVALVDQVVAPLRRHRNPQTRAHAETTARELATLSVRLHAAMVQAGLRVRPSGHA; translated from the coding sequence GTGCCGAGCTCGCGTCGAGCGGGCGAGGTACGGCGGCGCGGTGACGAACTCCTCAGCATCGGTGCGGTGTTGACGTTCCTTCGGGACGACTTCCCCGAGGTCACCATCTCCAAGATCCGCTTCCTGGAGGCGGAGGGCCTGGTCGAGCCGCAGCGGACGCCCTCGGGCTATCGCAAGTTCAGCCCGGCGGATGTGGAGCGGCTCGCGTACGTGCTCCGCATGCAGCGCGACCACTACCTGCCGCTGCGGGTGATCCGCGAGCACCTGGACGCCATCGAGCGCGGTGAGGCGCCCCCGGCGCTGCCGGCCCCCGAGGCGCGGCCCGGCCCCGTGGAGGAGGCCGACCGCGAACTGGTGGCCGCCTCCGGGGCGGCGGGCGGGGTGCGGCTGGGCCGTGCCGAGCTGCTCGCGGCGGCCGAGGCGGGGGAGGGCGAGCTGGCCGAGTGGGAGGCGTACGGGCTGATCGCCCCGGGCCCGGACGGCGGGTACGACGGCGAGGCGTTGCAGGTGGCCAGGCTGGTGGCGGAGCTCGGGCGGTACGGCCTGGAGCCACGCCACCTGCGGGCCATGAAGGCGGCGGCGGACCGCGAGGTGGCGCTGGTCGACCAGGTGGTCGCCCCGCTGCGCCGGCACCGCAATCCGCAGACCCGTGCCCATGCCGAGACGACCGCCCGGGAGCTGGCCACCCTCTCGGTACGCCTGCACGCAGCGATGGTCCAGGCCGGCCTGCGGGTCAGGCCGTCGGGCCATGCCTGA
- a CDS encoding FHA domain-containing protein — MSLFSKLFGRNNRRAAAVEAPTARHRRSEEEAAGVPGMRPASEAGAYAERPLFRDGAGAPVGGPQAHETGAGGYGASVDPSGAPRIGFPSGPSTSGGGFAPDPYAGHVPSGVPRQEAVNMAGPTPCPRCGNQNPATARFCSNCGTPLRAGVPEGAVETTSTISISGLESYDPNATSTGATPALSPEVLAAIDALPPGSALLIVQRGPNSGSRFLLDADVTTAGRHPEGDIFLDDVTVSRRHVEFRRTPGGGFSVADVGSLNGTYVNRERIDEVPLNNGDEVQIGKYRLVFFASHQRGY, encoded by the coding sequence GTGAGTCTGTTCTCGAAGCTTTTCGGCCGCAACAACCGCCGCGCTGCGGCCGTTGAGGCGCCCACCGCGCGCCACCGCCGGTCCGAGGAGGAGGCCGCCGGAGTGCCGGGCATGCGGCCGGCCTCCGAGGCGGGCGCGTACGCCGAGCGTCCGCTGTTCCGCGACGGGGCCGGCGCCCCGGTCGGCGGGCCCCAGGCCCATGAAACAGGGGCGGGCGGCTACGGCGCGTCGGTTGATCCGTCGGGTGCTCCGCGCATAGGTTTCCCGTCAGGACCCTCAACCTCTGGTGGAGGGTTTGCCCCGGATCCCTACGCCGGGCACGTCCCGTCGGGTGTGCCGCGCCAGGAGGCTGTGAACATGGCTGGCCCCACTCCCTGCCCCAGGTGCGGGAACCAGAACCCTGCCACGGCCCGCTTCTGTTCCAACTGCGGCACGCCTCTGCGCGCCGGGGTGCCCGAGGGCGCCGTGGAGACCACCTCGACCATCTCGATCTCCGGCCTGGAGTCGTACGACCCCAACGCCACCAGCACCGGCGCCACGCCGGCGCTGTCGCCCGAGGTCCTGGCGGCGATCGACGCGCTGCCGCCTGGCTCGGCCCTGCTGATCGTGCAGCGCGGCCCGAACTCCGGCAGCCGGTTCCTGCTGGACGCCGACGTCACTACGGCCGGCCGTCACCCCGAGGGTGACATCTTCCTGGACGACGTCACGGTCTCCCGCCGTCACGTGGAGTTCCGCCGGACGCCCGGCGGCGGCTTCTCGGTGGCCGACGTGGGCAGCCTCAACGGCACGTACGTCAACCGGGAGCGGATCGACGAGGTGCCGCTCAACAACGGCGACGAGGTGCAGATCGGGAAGTACCGGCTGGTCTTCTTCGCCAGCCACCAGCGGGGGTACTGA
- a CDS encoding DUF881 domain-containing protein, with protein sequence MDQDRTPGEQPEEKPEEQPAREPGGRADDEQVAGRPEAPEPAEEPAPAGEPEPAGEPEPAGEPEPAAEGPAAELPPSDEPPVSEWVEEPSGKPAPPSDARRRLKAALWPPRISRGQLVVALLLCSLGLALAIQVRSTNDHSQLRGARQEDLVRILDELDSRQQRLQQEKSQLEQSLAQLENSSNQAKEAQEQTKKKATELGILAGTVKATGPGIVLTVDDPQGQVKADMLLDTLQELRAAGAEAIQINDVRVVASTYFTDASGGGVQIDGKNVSQPFRFTVIGNPQDLTPALNIPGGVVRTLEKQQARATITQQQKVVVDALATPTPPQYAKPAAK encoded by the coding sequence ATGGACCAGGACCGCACTCCGGGTGAGCAGCCCGAGGAGAAGCCGGAGGAGCAGCCGGCCCGTGAGCCGGGTGGCAGGGCGGACGACGAGCAGGTAGCGGGTCGGCCGGAGGCTCCCGAGCCTGCGGAGGAGCCCGCGCCCGCCGGGGAGCCCGAGCCTGCCGGGGAGCCCGAGCCTGCCGGGGAGCCCGAGCCTGCCGCGGAGGGTCCCGCGGCGGAGCTCCCCCCGTCGGACGAGCCCCCCGTCTCGGAGTGGGTTGAGGAGCCGTCAGGAAAGCCCGCCCCGCCCTCCGACGCCCGCCGCAGGCTCAAGGCCGCCCTCTGGCCCCCGCGCATCTCCCGTGGCCAGCTCGTGGTGGCGCTGCTGCTGTGCTCCCTGGGCCTGGCGCTCGCCATCCAGGTCCGCTCGACCAACGACCACAGCCAGCTGCGCGGCGCCCGCCAGGAGGATCTCGTACGGATTCTCGACGAACTGGACAGCCGCCAGCAGCGTCTCCAGCAGGAGAAGTCGCAACTCGAGCAGTCCCTGGCGCAGTTGGAGAACAGCTCCAACCAGGCCAAGGAGGCTCAGGAGCAGACCAAGAAGAAGGCGACGGAACTCGGCATCCTGGCGGGTACCGTCAAAGCCACAGGTCCGGGCATCGTACTGACGGTCGATGACCCCCAAGGGCAGGTGAAGGCGGATATGCTGCTGGACACCCTGCAGGAACTCCGAGCGGCGGGGGCGGAGGCGATTCAGATCAACGATGTGCGAGTGGTGGCGAGCACCTACTTCACCGATGCCTCGGGGGGCGGGGTGCAGATCGACGGCAAGAACGTGTCGCAGCCGTTCCGGTTCACCGTGATCGGGAACCCGCAGGACCTGACGCCCGCGCTGAACATCCCGGGCGGTGTGGTCCGCACGCTGGAGAAGCAGCAGGCGCGCGCCACCATCACCCAGCAGCAGAAGGTCGTGGTCGACGCGCTGGCCACCCCGACGCCACCCCAGTACGCCAAGCCGGCGGCGAAGTGA
- a CDS encoding small basic family protein → MIAVLGLVIGVVVGLFVQPEVPDAVVPYLPIAVVAALDAVFGGVRAMLDGIFDDKVFVVSFLSNVVVAALIVFLGDQLGVGSQLSTGVVVVLGIRIFSNAAAIRRHVFRA, encoded by the coding sequence GTGATTGCCGTTCTGGGTCTCGTGATCGGAGTGGTCGTCGGCCTCTTCGTGCAGCCCGAGGTGCCCGATGCCGTCGTGCCGTACCTGCCGATCGCGGTGGTGGCGGCGCTGGACGCGGTGTTCGGCGGCGTACGGGCGATGCTGGACGGGATCTTCGACGACAAGGTCTTCGTGGTGTCGTTCCTCTCGAACGTGGTCGTGGCGGCGCTGATCGTCTTCCTCGGCGACCAGCTCGGGGTCGGCTCGCAGCTCTCGACCGGCGTGGTGGTCGTGCTCGGCATCCGGATCTTCTCCAACGCGGCCGCCATCCGGCGGCACGTCTTCCGGGCCTGA
- a CDS encoding DUF881 domain-containing protein — translation MPAQPTPSDREGRFSRPDASMSLLTTVMEHSLDDGYAEAARAKGAEGSSKMPTSVRGRLTLALGLALVVTVVTVGAVTSHEAEPTLAKERDALVHRVNDATTVADQMQKQIQDLRRKVDQAQQQALQTGDGAALATLAVEAGTVEVTGPGVRLVIEDASGTGAGGSASNPREAGGFQDVGRLRDRDLQLVVNGLWQAGAEAISVNGQRLTTLSAIRAAGDAILVDNRPLVPPYTVLAIGDGPQLASSFQEGEAGHYLHIIQDSYGIKSSLSVQKKLTVPAALGITLRYAQPVMPEAPSKSPSAGTSTGTGAPTP, via the coding sequence ATGCCAGCACAGCCGACGCCGAGTGACCGGGAGGGACGCTTCTCGCGCCCCGACGCCTCGATGTCCCTGCTGACCACCGTGATGGAGCACAGCCTCGACGACGGTTACGCCGAGGCGGCCAGGGCCAAGGGGGCCGAGGGTTCCAGCAAGATGCCCACCTCTGTCCGCGGACGGCTGACGCTGGCCCTGGGGCTTGCGCTGGTCGTCACGGTGGTCACGGTGGGTGCGGTCACGTCCCACGAGGCCGAGCCGACGCTCGCCAAGGAGCGCGACGCCCTGGTCCACCGGGTCAACGACGCCACCACCGTGGCGGACCAGATGCAGAAGCAGATCCAGGACCTGCGCCGCAAGGTCGACCAGGCTCAGCAGCAGGCGCTGCAGACGGGCGACGGCGCAGCCCTCGCGACGCTGGCCGTGGAGGCGGGCACGGTAGAGGTCACGGGCCCGGGTGTACGGCTGGTCATCGAGGACGCCTCGGGCACCGGCGCCGGTGGCTCGGCCAGCAACCCGCGGGAGGCGGGCGGTTTCCAGGACGTCGGCCGCCTGCGCGACCGCGACCTGCAGCTGGTGGTCAACGGCCTCTGGCAGGCCGGGGCCGAGGCCATCTCGGTCAACGGGCAGCGTCTCACCACACTCTCCGCGATCCGGGCGGCAGGCGACGCGATCCTGGTGGACAACCGGCCGCTGGTCCCGCCGTACACGGTGCTGGCGATCGGTGACGGGCCCCAGCTCGCCTCGTCCTTCCAGGAGGGGGAGGCCGGCCACTACCTGCACATCATCCAGGACAGCTACGGCATCAAGTCCAGCCTCTCCGTGCAGAAGAAGCTGACGGTGCCGGCCGCGCTCGGCATCACCCTGCGGTACGCGCAGCCCGTGATGCCCGAAGCACCGAGCAAGTCGCCCTCCGCGGGGACATCGACAGGGACAGGAGCACCAACACCGTGA